A region of Flavobacteriales bacterium DNA encodes the following proteins:
- a CDS encoding CPBP family intramembrane metalloprotease: MKIFLVRYKPIIVYYFLACLFSWPFFLWRDVYSDHWEGLDLDIVIKTSLIMWGPGLSAIICSLIFKEKVIKTITLFGTSILRSLLFWGVPMIAFIFWGEYNVSFTKIIIYLGGVFLFTLGEELGWRGFMQDQLNHLPKWKRYLIIGAMWEFWHFTTRTLSGGIFARILRPLIFILPNSILSYIFGESVNKSKSIIVAVTLHAWFNLLIEFANTQTFIIFSFSIIFWIIMLSSWNKPFKLKNIFFK; this comes from the coding sequence TTAGTACGATATAAACCAATAATAGTATACTATTTTTTAGCCTGTTTATTTTCTTGGCCATTCTTTTTATGGAGGGATGTCTATTCAGATCATTGGGAAGGCTTAGATTTAGATATTGTTATTAAAACAAGCCTAATTATGTGGGGTCCAGGATTGTCTGCTATTATTTGTAGTTTAATCTTTAAGGAAAAAGTTATTAAAACAATCACCTTGTTCGGAACCTCAATTTTAAGAAGTCTTTTGTTTTGGGGAGTACCTATGATTGCTTTTATTTTTTGGGGAGAGTATAATGTATCTTTTACTAAAATTATAATATACTTAGGTGGAGTATTTCTGTTTACTCTTGGTGAAGAACTAGGCTGGCGTGGATTTATGCAAGATCAACTAAATCATCTTCCTAAATGGAAACGCTACCTTATTATTGGGGCTATGTGGGAGTTTTGGCATTTTACAACCCGAACCTTATCAGGTGGAATATTTGCAAGAATATTAAGACCTCTTATTTTTATTTTACCTAACTCAATTCTCTCCTACATTTTTGGAGAAAGTGTAAACAAATCCAAATCAATTATTGTAGCAGTAACACTTCATGCTTGGTTTAATTTATTGATTGAATTCGCTAACACGCAAACATTTATAATTTTCTCTTTTTCTATTATATTCTGGATTATTATGTTATCAAGTTGGAATAAACCCTTCAAGTTAAAAAATATTTTTTTTAAATGA